In the Acidobacteriota bacterium genome, TTGAGAGTAAAATTTAGTTAATTAAAGGGAGCAGAGGAATGAGAACCAGAATTATATCTTTTATCATCCTGGCAACGGTTCTTGTCGCCATTCCAGTTGTAGCGCGCGATGTCGTACGACTCAAGAGTGGAAGAGCACTCGTCGTGAATTCCTATCGATTGGAAGGGAATATGCTCTATGTGATGCTCGAGAAAGGGAATGAGATTGCCTTTCCCGCTGCCTTTGTCGACAAGATCGACTCACAGGAAGGATTGACATCGAACAATACGGCCATCTTCAACCGCCAGATATCGTTGAATTCCGGTAGCGGTTACCCGGGGGAGGATAGAAAGTGGGCTAGCGGTTATGATTCCATGGAGAAGTTCAAAGAGAAGAGTTTGACCAGAGGATCGTTTAATGAGGGATACACTGCTCCAGGAATCACCATGGCCGGCAATGACACGGGAAACCTGATCGAACAGCGGAGCGTGCTGTCCATGTTCAGGAGGAATAATTCGCCAACGGCAACGATGCCTGGAAATCCCAGCGGGGCCGGGAAAACCGCAACTATCTCGATGCCGGTTCGACAAAACCAGAGTGTTGAAAAAGGGGAAACCAGGGGAGTTCAGATTCTTATCTCCCAAAAAGAAAAGAAGTGAAGAAGACTTAGGAAGAGATTATCAATCTGACATGGAAAGCCAATCGTTGCGGTTGGCTTTTTTATTGGGATGAACAGTGATAGTAGGACTAACAGGACATAACGCATCGGGAAAAGGAGAGGTGGCTAATTATCTTGTTTCAAAGGGATATGCCTATCACTCCCTCTCCGACGTGATTCGGGAGGAAGCCCGACGGAGAGGACTGGATTGTTCCAGGGAGAATCTGATCGACGTCGGGAATGATCTCAGGGCGCGGTATGGCCCTTCCATCCTTGCCAGGAGGATCAGAGAGAGACTCACTGGAAAGGATGTAGTCGATTCCATAAGGAACCCGTATGAGGTCATGGAGCTGAGGAAAGAAAAATCTTTTTTCCTTGTCGGCGTTGATTCAAAGCTTGAGCTCCGCTTTAAGAGGTCGCTTCAAAGGGGAAGGATCGGAGATGGTGTGAGCCTGAAAGAGTTCCAGGATAAAGAAGAGAAGGAAAATTCTAGTAACTTTCTGGCCCAGCAGCTCAACGAATGCATGAAGCTAGCAGACCACATCATCTTCAATAACGGAACCCTTGAGGAGCTTCACCTGAAGGTCAATGAATTCCTCACCCTCCTTGAGAAATCATCTTAATCAAATCAGGGGCAAGTCGCTAAGAAAAGCATCGCGGCGCACGCACGACGAAAAGGAAGTCCATGGCTTTGTGATGAGGAGTGTGGGATCTTAGAGATGGAGGAAGTGCTTTCTGCGGAGCCAGGCGGGAAGGATCATCAATATCCCGGCAATGAAACCACCGATGTGAGCAAACCAGGCGATCCCCCCACCCATTCCTGCATACATTACCTGCAGGAAGAACCACAGCGCAAGGAATACGAGGGCAGGGACCTTGACAATCCTGATGAAGATGAACAACCAGAAGAGCGTAACTACACGGGCGTGGGGGTACAATACAAAGTAGGCTCCCAGGACTCCTGCGACGGCACCGCTGGCGCCGATCACAGGAATGTAGGAATCCGGTGATGTGAAGGACTGTGAAAGTCCAGCAACAGATGCAGAGATGAAATAAAAGAAGATGAACTTGAAATGCCCCAGAGCATCTTCAACGTTATTTCCGAATATCCACAGGAAGAGCATGTTTCCAACTATATGCCAGATCCCTCCATGGAGGAACGTGGAGCTAATGAGAGTGAATATGTTCGGAAATCCGGAGGGTTGCGTCGAGATGCTGAAATGGACGAGATTGTAGGGAATAATGGCGTATCTCCGCAAGAGATTCTCGAGAAGTTCCGGGGGGAGGAGCACTTCGTATCCAAACACGATAACATTGGAGACGATGATGGCTATTGTAACGAAGGGAAATGTCCGCGTTGGATTTTCATCTCTGAGTGGAATCATGAATCAAGACCTTGTTTTATCTTCTCAAAAAGATAGCATAGAACATTTTTGAAAACATCATCATTATTTTCTGCGTCATGGACGACTACTCGCAATGATAACCCTGCTGCGGCGAAGCTTTTCATGCGTTGATAGAGAATGCTTCTGGCAAAATGGAATCAAGTTTCTTATAATACATGTCTCGAAAGGTCAGGAGGAGGTTTGATCGTCCCGAGAAGAAAGATTACGCTACCGGAAAGACTCTATTTCCCGGAGATCTTCCGGGGGATGAGCGTAACGCTTAAGCATCTTTTTAAGAAGAAAGTGACGATCCAGTATCCTGAAGAGAGATGGATTCTTCCGGAGTATTACAGGGGGGCTCCCGCACTCGTCACCGATCAATTCGGCAGACGCAAATGCGTCGCCTGTTACCTCTGCCAGTACGTCTGCCCGGCCAACTGCATCTCGATTGAGGCTGGCGAGTTGCCCTCCGACAACAAGGTAGAGAAATATCCCGTCAGCTTCGAGATCAATTATCTGAGATGCATCTTCTGTGGTTTCTGCGAGGAAGCCTGTCCCGAGCAGGCAATCTTCATGACCAGGCACTGGGAATTTGCTCCCACGTCTCGGCAGGAAATGCTCATGGATAAAGAAGCCCTCTACAGGCTTGGCGGAGAGAGACATGATCCTGTTTTGAAATGGGCAAATAAATGATGGACCAGAAAGCAGAACAGAGCGTACTGACGAGCAAACTCGATGCTGTGATCAACTGGTGCAGGAAGAACTCGCTGTGGCCAATGCCGATGGGTCTTTCCTGTTGTGCCATCGAGTTGATGGCGGCTGTTGCTTCGCGGTTTGATATCGCGAGATTCGGAGCGGAAGCACTCCGCTTCTCGCCCAGGCAGTCAGACCTCATGATTGTGGCTGGAACGGTAACGAAAAAGATTGCTCCAGCCGTGAGAAAGATATATGACCAGATGCCGGAGCCCAAATGGGTCATCGCCATGGGGGCCTGTGCCTCCACTGGCGGCATGTTCAACGTCTACAGCGTCGTTCAGGGAATTGACGAGATCCTTCCGGTAGATGTCTACATACCAGGTTGCCCGCCAAGACCGGAAGCCCTCATCCATGCATTGATGAAGATCCAGGAAAAGATCAAAGGAGAGAGCTTTACAAGAGACCTCCTGAAAAAAAGCCCGGCAAAGGATGACAAGACTCCCTTTGTAAAGTGACTCCTTTTCTTCGGGAATTTCCTAAATCGGAATGGTGACTCAACTAATACCCGAACAGTACATGTTCCTCTCCGATGCCCAGGCGATCGAGAGGATAACCGAGTCCAGGAAGCAACTCGGAAGGGAGCTTCTCGTACTCGGGCATCATTATCAGAGAGATGAAGTCATACAGTTTGCCGACCTGAGAGGAGATTCCTTTGGCCTCTCCAGAAAGGCTTCCGAGAACAAGGAGGCCAGGTACATCGTCTTCTGCGGTGTGCACTTCATGGCGGAGAGCGCCTGCATTCTCTCCGCTCCTCATCAAAAGGTCATCCTTCCCGATCTTGAAGCCGGCTGCTCGATGGCCGATATGGCGGATATCGACCAGGTGGAGGAAGCCCGGGATAACATCGAGAGTGTCCTGGGGAAAGAGAAGATCATTCCCATCGCGTACATCAACTGCACGGCTGCCGTCAAGGCTTTCTGCGGCGATCTCGGCGGGACGGTATGCACATCCAGCAATGCAAGTGCCGTCATAGACTGGGGCTTCAAACAGAGAGAGAAGATATTCTTTCTCCCGGATGAGCATCTCGGGAGGAACATGGGATACTTGAAGGGCATTCCTCTGGAACAGCTCGTCCTCTGGGATCCCAGCGAGAAGATGGGAGGATTAACGCGGGAACAGATTCAGAACGCGCGGATCATTCTCTGGAAGGGGTACTGCCAGGTCCACCAGAGATTTGCCGTTGAACAGATAGAATATTTCAGGAAGAAATTTCCCGACATGAAGATCATCGTTCATCCGGAATGCTCTCTCGATGTCGTTCAGCGCTCCGACTATGCGGGTTCCACAAGCTATATCATCGACATGGTGCAGAAATCGGGAGCGGGGACAAAATGGGCAATCGGGACCGAGATCCATCTCGTCAACCGCCTGAGAAACGAAAACCCCGATAAGCTCATCACATCGCTTGTTCCCGGGGTCTGTCTCTGTTCGACAATGAACAGGATCGATCCCCAGCACCTGCTGTGGGTTCTTGACCAGCTACTGCTGGGGAATATCGTCAACGAAATCAGAGTACCGCAGGATACAGCCCGGAAGGCGAGGTTGGCGCTAGACAGGATGCTGAGCATCTCATAAATGTCCTTCCCGTGCTCGATCATAAAGGAAGTCCATGGTGGAAAGCATCAGAAGCGAGATGGCAGCTATCATCTTAGAATTCGTCAAGTGCTGCCGCCCGGATTTCAGATCCTGTCTCGAATTGGGAACTAGCGGCGGAGGACTGGAACTGGAATTTCTCGATCATTTCCCGAATCTGAAGATTGACTCCTATAACCTCTCATCGAAAGAGAAGGCGGCCGTCGAGAACCGTCTGATCTTCCATCAGGGAAGATTCAAGTTCTTCGTTACGGATTATCGGAAAGAAAAGATCGGGCATGACTATGATCTCATCTTCTCCTATTTCGATATCAGCCGATTAGCCAAGGAGGAAAAGCAGAGATTGTTCTTGAAAGTCCATCAGCTAATGGTAGATGACGGGCTATTCATCTACGGAGACCTCATCAGGCCAGCCTCGGAAAGGATCAAGAAAGTCTACCTCAGCAAGGAAAGCAAGAAACCCCATGAACCCTTCCACGAGTTCAGCGAGGCCGCTGAAGCGTTGAAAGAACTTCCCGAGAATGTTGGGCTCTTCACCATGGACGACCAGATGTACTGGATGAGAAAGGCTGCCTTCAAGGATGTTGACTGCATATGGAAACTCTTCCACCGGGCTGTTTTCGCCGGCTTCAAGTAAAATCGCATTTTGAGAATGGATTTGATATTATTTAACGCGGCTCCTGGAGCTTGAACTTGCATGTCATCATTGCTGGAAAATATCAATACCCCGGAGGATCTGAAAAAACTCAAGATTGAAGATCTGGAACAGGTCGCCAGGGAAGTTAGAGAGTACATCATCGATATCGTCTCGGAAAGGGGAGGGCATCTTGCCGCCAGCCTGGGTGTCGTGGAACTGAGCATCGCCCTTCACTATATCTTCGACTGCCCGAGGGATAAATTCATCTGGGATGTTGGGCACCAGGGATATGCACATAAAATTCTGACCGGAAGAAGAGAAGAGTTCCGTTCGCTCAGACAGTATGGGGGATTAAGCGGTTTCATCAAGATGAGGGAGAGTCCCTACGATTCCTACGGAACGGGGCACGCTAGCACTTCTATCTCGGCTGCGCTCGGCATGGCTGTGGCAAGAGACCTGAACGGAGAGGACTATCGCATAGTCGCCATCACTGGAGATGGAGCCATGACGGGAGGGCTTGCCTATGAAGGATTGAACAATGCGGGTCATTCAAGGAGAGACCTTCTCGTTATACTGAACGACAACGAGATGTCCATCTCAAGGAATGTCGGAGCCATCTCGCACTACCTGACGACGCTGACGACGAACCCCACCTACAAGAAGATCAAGACGGACGTTTACCACATGCTGGAAAAACTTCCAAGATTAGGAGAGCCTCTGACCGAAGTAACGAGGAGACTAGAGATGAGCCTGAAGAGCGTCCTCGTTCCGGCATCGCTGTTTCAATCCCTGGGATTCAGTTATTACGGCCCCATCGACGGGCACGACCTGAAGGAGCTCATCGCGATCCTCACGAAGCTGAAGACGACGAAAGGGCCCATTCTGTTGCACGTCCTGACGAAGAAAGGAAAGGGATATGCTCCCGCAGAGAATAGCCCTATTTTCTTCCACGGTGTTCCTCCTTTCGACAGGGAACGTGGAGAGTTCGTTTCGCAGAAGGGGTGCCTCCAGTACACGGATGTCTTTGGAAAAGTGATGGTCGAAATGGGCGAAAAATATAAAGATTTCATTGCAGTAACGGCAGCTATGTCTCATGGAACCGGTCTGGAGGAATTCAGGAAAAAATTTCCAGAAAGGTTTTTTGACGTGGGGATCGCCGAGGCGCATGCCGTCACATTCGCAGCCGGTGCGGTTGCCTCCGGGATACGGCCCGTCGTGGCTATCTACTCGACGTTCCTTCAGAGGGCTTTTGACCCGATCATCCATGACGTGGCCCTGCAGGGGCTTCCCGTCATCTTTGCCGTGGACAGAGCAGGGATCGTTGGAGCAGACGGCGCCACGCACAACGGAAATTTCGATCTTTCATATTTGAGGATTATTCCGGGTATTATCATCGCCGCGCCCAAAGATGGCAATGAGTTGAGAGATTTGCTCGATACGGCGCTTAATGATGCCAGCGCGCCGTTTGTTATTAGATATCCGAGAGACACGGCGTACGCTTTCGATCTTCAGAGGCAGGCGAAGAGAATCGACATCGGATCATGGGAGCTCGTGAGGGAAGGAAAGGACATATCCATACTTGCCGTGGGTTCCATGGTTTTATCATCGCTGAAAGCTGCTGATGGTCTGAAGGAAAAAGGGATCGATGCCGGAGTCGTGAACTGCCGCTTCATCAAGCCGATGGATGAACGGATGCTCCGCGAGATGCGGACAAGATTCGAGATCATGGTCACAGTTGAAGAGAACTCTCTGAGAGGAGGCTTCGGAGAAGGGGTCTGTGAGGAACTGGGCGAAATCGGTCTTGGCCGTGAGCACGTTTACCATCTTGGCATTCCGGATTCCTTCATCGAACACGGGGGAAGAGGCGAGATACTCGGAGAGATAGGTCTGACTCCAGACCGAATCTGTTCTTCCATCGAGAATCTCTTCCGAAGAGCTGATTCTCGGGGCAGGCACTCGGAAAGACTATCAATGCACAAAGGTGCGCTGTGAGTGTCGAGGAACATAAGAGAAGTTCCCATGCACAGATCGGATTCGCCATTTTGACCGTCAGCGATTCTCGTACGAAGAAGAACGATGGAAGCGGCCAACTGATCTTCTCTCTTCTTGAAAAGAATGGCCATCTCTGCTCGGCATATCTCATCGTACCAGATGACAGGGCAAAGATATCTTCTGCGATAAAGAAGTTATTGCAAAGAGATGATATAGAAGCCATCATCGTCAATGGAGGGACGGGAATATCAGAAAGGGATGTGACCTTCGAGGCTCTCGACGAGCTCTACGAAAAGAAACTTGATGGCTTTGGAGAGCTGTTCAGAATGTTGAGCTATTCCCGGATCAAATCGGCTTCTATTATGAGCAGGGCATCCGCCGGCATTTCAAAAGGGAAGATCATCTTTTCCTTGCCGGGAAGCCCCAGCGCCGTGCGGTTGGCCATGGAGAAGATCATCCTGCTCGAAACCGCGCACATCATCCACGAAATGAGCAGATGAAAAAGCTTTGAATCCCGCTCTACTGGATGAAGCCGGTCTTGTCGGCTACGGGCTCTGGAGCTTCTTTGATCTCCCCGTATTTCTCTTCATATTTCCGCATATTGTCCCGGAGGGCGGCGATGATCCTCTTCAAATGGCCGGGACTGATTATGACCCTGGCATTTACTATACCGCTGGGGGGAAAGATGTTGATAAAATCAAGCAGGAACTCCTCCCTCGTATGGGTCACGGCCATCGTATTAGCGTAGACTCCCTTCAGCACATCATCGGTTATCTTGATCTTGATCTCCCTCGACTTTTCGTTGATGTCCATGGAGGCTCCTTTATGCGATTATTGAATTCCCTCGACTCTGTAGTAGTAGTCGTTTCCATCGGATAGGGCGCCGATATCATCATAAGAGTTGTCGTACATGCCAGATGCAAGTGTCACGACATCGGTGGAGAAATCATTTGACGTGCTCCTCCTGACGGTGAAGGGAGCCTTCCCGCCGCTCCAGTAAAGATGAACAGCATCGATTTCTGGAGCCTTGCTTGCTAACAGATCGATAGGTCCGGGCGGACTGGCCTGGACTCTGATCGTCACAGTTTCATAAGGGGAAAGCTGGACGACTATCTTTCCCTCCTCCATGGCAAGAGCTTCGCCGCCATTTTCCGCAAAATCGACCTTCAGGGGGTTTGTGAGGACTAGAGATGAATCGATGCGGGCGGTCGTGGAAACTCCGTCGTGTTCGAGAAGCCGCAGCAGGTATCCGTTTCCATCATCGGCTTTCTTGATCGTGTAAAGGTAGGCGTTGGGTGCATCCACGGAAAAGAACGAACGTCTGTCGGAAGGAAACGAGCCCTCCTGGGGCTGTATGATCCTGGCAGGCATTTCAGAGCAGTTTTCAGCTCCGAACTTCGCACTTTCCATTCCTGAGAATCCCGATGATTGCGTCTTGAAGTAATGATGGATCGTATAGAGAGGAGATGTGTCCGGTTCGTCCTCATAAGGTCCGATGGTGCCATCCTCGAACTTCGCTTCATCGGATCTGACTTTGACCCTGTGGAAGATAGCGGCGTTGTTCCGGGGGAAGGATGCTGCAGTGTTGGCCATCCGCTCGAAATCTTCCACGCTGGCTTCCGGGCTTGCCGAGATGACTCCGATGAAATCATCCCAGAAAACGATGGAATGTTCCACGTTCTGATGGGGGAAGACCGTAGAACGATCGAACTGGTCATTCGGTGGATCCAGAAACCTAGTCGGTGATTCTGCTCTGAGATTAAAATTGTGGATGTCGAAGGGGAAGGTTGCAGCCCAGATATTGCTAGCTGTATCGTAGTTGACGTATGGCATTTCATTTTTGTCGAAGACGTTTCTGATGTCTATCAGGTTGTGCCATCTGTAAAGAGTGATCTCGGATTCGGTCTGGGGCGTGCCAGTCCGGGTCACGAGGAGGCTCGCTGCGAGAGGCCCGTTGAGTTTTACGGTCACGGCGGCGCTCGATGGGTCCTCGCGCGTGGATTCGCCCCCAAAGAAATGCGTAGAGTGTGTTGTGTAAGCGGCTCCGTTGAACTTGAACGCCGATGAGGCGTTCACGAGTTCCCTGGATGCAGTCTTGTCATAAAGACTCGAGATGCTCCCATCGGTTGTACTGATTGTGATCCTGTAGTAATCGTTCTCGACGACGTTTCCGGAAGCGCTCAAGAACCCTCCTGAAGGTGACACGGGAGTTCCGTCTTCGATCCTGAAGACCTTGTAACCCACGGACGGGACATCGGAAGCTCTGAATAGGATGGATGAAGTATCCTCGAAGCGCTGATAGGGTATCTCAGAGCTGCTTGAAGAATCGATGAGCTTGAAACTCTTTCCGAATATCTCCGGAGGAAGCTGGGTCCTGACCCATCCCGTCCTTGTCCAGGCGAGCGGGTTGAATACGACAATGCTATCAATCGTTGCCGGGATGTTTGAAGCGACGGCGTCAACGGAATCGTTAAGCACCTTCTCCGCCGTGTTCCTGGCATCCTGGGCATATCCCTGATGGATCCTGTTGTTCCTTTCCGTTTCTTCTGGAGTGAAGTACTCGGGCCATCCGGCTCCTCCGCCCGAATGCTCGTCATATTCGAGGATCCTTCTGTACATGAATCTGATATCTGACGTCGGATTCGGGGCTAATCCATAGGCATCGCTCACCGCTGCAAAGGCCTCTCCCTCTCTCGCGTTCCTGTGCGCCTTCCTGTTGTTGGCAGTGGCATGAGCCTGGATTGGTCCTCCTGTTCCCCAGGCGTTCCCCCAGTCTCCAGCGAATGCAGGGATATTCTCTGGACCGATGATCTCGATCATCTTTTCGAGAAACTGATCCGGGTGGCAGAGGATAAACTTTGGGGTCTGGTATGTGGAGTTCCACTGGTCGATGAGGTTCTTAACGAAGAGCCCCTGGTAGTGATTGTCGAAGCCCCTCATGAGAAGGAGCGTATCGTACGGATAGCACTCCTCTTCATTCTTGGGAAGAGTCTCTCCCAGTTTCTGGAAGAGTGTATTGATATTGTCGAAAAAGCCAAAGCCGTAATTGAAGGCCTCCGCATAGCCGTCGAAGGTGAACCAGGTGAGAAGTCTGGAACCGTCCGGACCGATCCAGTAAAAGGGTCTCTCCGTATGGTCAGGATGATTCGTCTTGCCGCCGAAGCTGCAGTTCATCCCGCCAATGTAGTATTTCAGTCCGCTCTTCGAGAGAATCTCAGGGATGGCAAAAGTATTCCCTGGGACATCATCCTGGAGATAGGTCTTTATCTGGAAGTTCTGTTCGCGCGCCATCCGCAATCCAGGGTAGAGGGTGCGAATCTGTTCCTCGTACCCGTTACCGTGAGACTGGAGGTTGGCGTAGCCTCCCATGACTGCGATCCGTCCCTGTCTGATGAAGTCGAACATCTCGTCGATCTGTGCCTGGGTGCTCCGGTCGATCCATCGCTCGAGTTGCCAGACCGACTCGATATTCCACATGTAGGCTGGATCGGCCTTCAGATTCTGGATGACCTGATCTAGGTGGGTCTTGCAGAACTGCTCAATCTCATCCGGCGGTTCCGTAAAGCCAATGTCGAGGTGGGAAAGTTCCATGATATAGATCGTCTTGATGGAGGAGATGACCCCCTTTGATTTGTCTCCGAAGAGGTCCATGTCGTCGATGTATGTGAAGTTCAGGCATGGGGATTCTGTTCCGATTGTCATCTTGCTGATCCGCTCGACCATATAAGTTGTGTCGGCATATTCAAGCATCCAGGTGGAAGGTTCGCTCTGAGCGCTTCCTCCCCAGACCCTTGCTTTCAGGACAGGGTAGCTTGTCCCCTCGATAGCGAAGCGGATCCACTGGTTGGTGTTGAATTTGAACTTGTTGGCAGCCGATTTGGTTAGCAGGAAAATGGGGGAGCCGCTTCCGTCGGCGGCCCAGAACTCTAATGATCCATCATCTTTTATCTGCAGGCGGTAAAGCCGCTTGGTACATCCCCTCTGTTCGAGATCCAGGTAAAAGTAAAAACCGCTTCCGCCCTGGGAATATAGGTAGAAGGCAACCGAAGAGGTAACGGAAGGGATAGGATGGATAAGATGCATTGAGGCATGAAGCGGCGGCTTGCCCCGATCAGCACACCCATCGGCGGAGTAGTCCATGCTTCCATTAAAATAGTCAATCCCCCACCTGGATACCGTTCCGCCGAGTCCGCTATCCCACCCCTCATCATCACCATCATTGAAATTCTCTGTGAAGACATTCCCCGTACCAGGAGTGTATGCCATTGCCGAAGGCGCTATGAAGGATTGGAAGAAAGGTGCTGCTAAAGCAATCAGGAAAAATTTAGAGACAAAAGCGATATAAACCAGAGATCGGATGTGACACGTCAGGCTCATCGGCTTCCCTCCTATGACAAATCTGTCCTAAAATATACGAGCTAATTAAATGGAAACAACATCATATTTTGAAACCAGCTCGATGAACTCGGCCATGCTGGACACTTTTCCGACAACCACTCTGTCCATCAGGCCAAGGTATTCGAGGCAGGTCCGGCAGGTCAGCAGTATAACTCCTTTCTCCTGGAGTACCCTCAGGTGATCGATCTTATTCGACCCCTCACAGACCAGCCGGACACCGTAATTGGAGAAGAAGATAGCTTCCGGTAAATCTTCCCTCTCTCTCTCGCCAAGGATCCTCAGGAAATTCGAGAGAAGGATGGAGCCAAGCTTCTCATCTCCCCTTCCGAACGAATCCGCCCCGATCACAATTACTTTATTCTTCATAATGGCCTCATTCCTAACGATTAACGGGTTGCACCAATAATAGCGTTATTCCCAGAAATTATCTCATTCTGACGATTCTCTTTGCAATAGTGTCATCGAGGCTTTTGAATTGAGTTTCTTCTTTTCGGGGATATAATAATAAAGATTTTTCTTTTCGAGAGAAGCATTGTTCTTATGATGGAGGAAAAAGATGGAAAAGTTATCTGTTCTTTCAGCTCTCTTGCTATTTTGCGTCGTTCTAATCGTAGCTTCAGGCTTTGCGGCAATGAATGATGCAAGGGCCTGTGAGAAGCTTGATGTCGTGAAGAAGATGGAGAGGTATTCGCCGACGAATATCGACTTCGATGATTCAATCCTCTCGGAGAAGGATAAGAAGCTTTTAAAGAAACTCGTGGAAGCTTCATTGATGATGGATGAAGCGTTCCTGCGCCAGTGTTACAGCAAGAATGTGGAGATGAGGGATACCTTGCAGAAGATGGATGATCCGACGCATAAGGAGCTCCTTCACTACTTCACGATAAATTTCGGGCCTTTCGACAGGCTCGATGAAAGGGAACCTTTCATGGGGGAAGAGAAGAGACCCGGGGGAGCGAACTTCTATCCTGAGGATATGACGAAGGAAGAGTTCGATAAGTGGATCAAGAACCATCCGAAGGATGCGGAAAAGTTCAAGAGTCTCTTCACAGTTATACGAAGACGGGGTGATGGACTTGTAGCCGTACCTTATTCCAGAGAGTACGCGGAATTTCTGAAGCCTGCCGCCAGGCTTTTAAGAGAAGCGGCAAAGCTGACGGACAATCCCTCGCTCAAGAAGTATCTGAAGAGCCGGGCAAAGGCGTTCCTGAAAGACGACTATTATAAGAGCGACATCGATTGGATCGATCTAAAGGACAACCTCATCGAGATCACGA is a window encoding:
- a CDS encoding glycoside hydrolase family 38 C-terminal domain-containing protein, producing the protein MAYTPGTGNVFTENFNDGDDEGWDSGLGGTVSRWGIDYFNGSMDYSADGCADRGKPPLHASMHLIHPIPSVTSSVAFYLYSQGGSGFYFYLDLEQRGCTKRLYRLQIKDDGSLEFWAADGSGSPIFLLTKSAANKFKFNTNQWIRFAIEGTSYPVLKARVWGGSAQSEPSTWMLEYADTTYMVERISKMTIGTESPCLNFTYIDDMDLFGDKSKGVISSIKTIYIMELSHLDIGFTEPPDEIEQFCKTHLDQVIQNLKADPAYMWNIESVWQLERWIDRSTQAQIDEMFDFIRQGRIAVMGGYANLQSHGNGYEEQIRTLYPGLRMAREQNFQIKTYLQDDVPGNTFAIPEILSKSGLKYYIGGMNCSFGGKTNHPDHTERPFYWIGPDGSRLLTWFTFDGYAEAFNYGFGFFDNINTLFQKLGETLPKNEEECYPYDTLLLMRGFDNHYQGLFVKNLIDQWNSTYQTPKFILCHPDQFLEKMIEIIGPENIPAFAGDWGNAWGTGGPIQAHATANNRKAHRNAREGEAFAAVSDAYGLAPNPTSDIRFMYRRILEYDEHSGGGAGWPEYFTPEETERNNRIHQGYAQDARNTAEKVLNDSVDAVASNIPATIDSIVVFNPLAWTRTGWVRTQLPPEIFGKSFKLIDSSSSSEIPYQRFEDTSSILFRASDVPSVGYKVFRIEDGTPVSPSGGFLSASGNVVENDYYRITISTTDGSISSLYDKTASRELVNASSAFKFNGAAYTTHSTHFFGGESTREDPSSAAVTVKLNGPLAASLLVTRTGTPQTESEITLYRWHNLIDIRNVFDKNEMPYVNYDTASNIWAATFPFDIHNFNLRAESPTRFLDPPNDQFDRSTVFPHQNVEHSIVFWDDFIGVISASPEASVEDFERMANTAASFPRNNAAIFHRVKVRSDEAKFEDGTIGPYEDEPDTSPLYTIHHYFKTQSSGFSGMESAKFGAENCSEMPARIIQPQEGSFPSDRRSFFSVDAPNAYLYTIKKADDGNGYLLRLLEHDGVSTTARIDSSLVLTNPLKVDFAENGGEALAMEEGKIVVQLSPYETVTIRVQASPPGPIDLLASKAPEIDAVHLYWSGGKAPFTVRRSTSNDFSTDVVTLASGMYDNSYDDIGALSDGNDYYYRVEGIQ
- a CDS encoding DsrE family protein — encoded protein: MKNKVIVIGADSFGRGDEKLGSILLSNFLRILGEREREDLPEAIFFSNYGVRLVCEGSNKIDHLRVLQEKGVILLTCRTCLEYLGLMDRVVVGKVSSMAEFIELVSKYDVVSI